In Hydrogenovibrio marinus, a single genomic region encodes these proteins:
- a CDS encoding DNA polymerase III subunit chi, producing MSQQTGMQSDSQDVLFYVLESAETAQRDAFITKLVNKIYSENRLCDIRCGDDQETQRLDLALWQFRPEAFIPHAIALEVSAPIQLWVQQVSEPCEDVLLNLHTDFADDFQQYARTIEVLDQSEALIERGRERWRQYKALGIEPTIHKIPASK from the coding sequence ATGTCACAACAGACAGGAATGCAAAGCGACAGCCAAGACGTACTTTTCTACGTCTTGGAAAGCGCTGAAACCGCACAAAGAGATGCTTTCATCACCAAGTTGGTGAACAAAATTTACAGCGAAAACCGCCTATGTGATATTCGCTGTGGCGATGATCAGGAAACTCAACGCCTTGACCTCGCTCTGTGGCAATTTCGTCCGGAAGCCTTTATCCCTCATGCAATCGCTTTGGAAGTTTCTGCACCGATACAACTTTGGGTTCAGCAGGTTTCCGAACCCTGCGAAGATGTCCTGCTCAACCTTCACACCGACTTTGCCGATGACTTCCAGCAATACGCCCGAACCATTGAAGTGTTGGATCAATCCGAGGCTTTGATCGAAAGAGGTCGTGAGCGCTGGCGGCAATATAAAGCCTTGGGAATTGAACCGACCATTCACAAAATTCCTGCTTCAAAATAA
- a CDS encoding type IV pilus twitching motility protein PilT, with product MDITQLLEFSVQQSASDLHLSSGMPPMLRKDGDIQKLDTEHLTDESVKSLVYEVMNDLQRKQFEEYLEVDFSFELPNVARFRVNVFQQNRGLGAVFRTIPSTVLSLDAIHAPEIFKSIAQMPRGLVLVTGPTGSGKSTTLAAMVDYINATENVHILTIEDPIEFVHQSKNALINQREVHRDTKSFSNALRSALREDPDVILVGELRDLETISLAMTAAETGHLVFGTLHTSSAAKTIDRIIDIFPAEEKSMVRSMLSESLQAVISQTLLKRVNGGRVAAHEIMLGSSAIRNLIREDKVPQMYSMIQTSNKVGMKTLDQDLKQLVNNGIISKDEARSKAVNKADFL from the coding sequence ATGGATATTACCCAACTTTTAGAATTTTCCGTCCAACAAAGCGCCTCTGACCTGCACCTTTCATCAGGCATGCCACCCATGTTGCGAAAAGATGGCGATATCCAAAAACTCGATACTGAGCATTTAACCGACGAATCCGTCAAATCGTTGGTATATGAGGTGATGAACGACCTCCAACGCAAACAGTTTGAAGAATACTTGGAAGTCGACTTCTCTTTTGAGCTGCCGAATGTTGCGCGCTTCCGCGTCAACGTTTTCCAACAGAATCGTGGACTGGGCGCTGTTTTTCGTACCATCCCTAGCACCGTGTTGTCACTGGATGCCATCCATGCGCCGGAAATATTCAAGAGCATTGCACAGATGCCACGAGGACTGGTGTTGGTGACAGGGCCGACCGGCTCAGGGAAATCGACAACATTGGCTGCAATGGTCGACTACATCAACGCCACGGAAAATGTGCACATCCTGACCATTGAAGACCCTATTGAATTCGTTCACCAATCCAAGAATGCCTTAATCAATCAACGGGAAGTACATCGCGACACCAAAAGTTTCAGCAATGCATTGCGCTCGGCACTGCGTGAAGACCCCGATGTTATCTTGGTCGGAGAGCTACGCGACCTGGAAACCATCAGTTTGGCGATGACTGCTGCGGAAACCGGGCACTTGGTGTTCGGCACACTGCACACCAGCTCTGCAGCCAAAACCATTGATCGCATTATTGATATCTTCCCTGCCGAAGAAAAATCCATGGTGCGATCCATGCTCTCTGAATCTCTACAGGCCGTCATTTCACAAACCCTTTTGAAGCGAGTGAACGGTGGTCGTGTTGCTGCCCATGAAATCATGCTCGGCTCCTCGGCAATTCGCAATTTGATTCGTGAAGACAAAGTGCCTCAAATGTATTCGATGATTCAGACCTCAAATAAAGTCGGCATGAAAACATTGGATCAGGATTTGAAGCAATTGGTGAATAACGGCATTATCAGCAAAGATGAAGCGCGCAGTAAAGCCGTCAACAAAGCGGATTTCTTGTAA
- the uvrB gene encoding excinuclease ABC subunit UvrB: MAKSFQISSQYQPSGDQPTAIASLVEGLEDGEAFQTLLGVTGSGKTFTMANVIENVQRPTIILAHNKTLAAQLYGEMKGFFPSNAVEYFVSYYDYYQPEAYVPASDTYIAKDSSVNEQIEQLRLSATKALMEREDVIVIATVSAIYGLGDPDQYLKMILQLRLGDPISQRDILRQLSTMQYTRNDMELWRGTFRVRGDVIDIYPAESEEYAVRIELFDDEVESLAWFDPLTGEILSRPSRITVYPKSHYVTPRERILQTIDVVKEELKVRLDELRSLNKLVEAQRLEERTRLDIEMMQELGYCSGIENYSRYLSGRNAGEPPPTLLDYLPKNALMFIDESHVTIPQIGGMYKGDRSRKENLVTYGFRLPSALDNRPMRFDEFEKILPQTIFVSATPGNYEAEHQSKVVEQVVRPTGLLDPVLEVRPALTQVDDLLGEIRLRVENNDRILVTTLTKRMAENLTEYLEDHQVRVRYLHSDIDTVERIEIIRDLRLGEFDVLVGINLLREGLDIPEVSLVAILDADKEGFLRSERSLIQTIGRAARNVAGKAILYADKITASMKKAIDETERRRAKQIAYNEAKGIQPQALNKKVTDILEDSPYAAKGMKRAGNQKVAEQAGDYDHAALAKMTPAQIAAQIKALEKTMFKAAKDLDFETAAQLRDEIKQMKSSMVGVGDLR, translated from the coding sequence ATGGCGAAAAGCTTTCAGATTTCATCACAATATCAACCTTCCGGAGATCAGCCGACAGCTATTGCAAGTTTGGTGGAAGGATTAGAGGACGGCGAAGCCTTTCAAACGCTGCTGGGGGTGACGGGCTCTGGTAAGACTTTTACCATGGCAAACGTCATAGAAAACGTGCAGCGCCCGACCATTATTCTGGCGCACAATAAAACGCTTGCAGCCCAATTGTATGGTGAGATGAAAGGCTTTTTTCCAAGCAATGCAGTGGAGTATTTCGTTTCCTACTACGACTACTACCAACCAGAAGCCTATGTGCCGGCATCCGACACTTACATTGCCAAAGATTCTTCGGTCAATGAACAAATTGAGCAATTGCGTTTGTCTGCCACCAAGGCATTGATGGAGCGTGAAGATGTCATCGTGATTGCTACTGTATCGGCAATTTACGGTTTGGGTGATCCAGATCAATACCTCAAGATGATTTTGCAGTTGCGTTTGGGCGACCCGATTTCTCAACGCGATATTCTGCGTCAACTTTCCACCATGCAATATACAAGAAACGATATGGAACTTTGGCGCGGGACTTTCCGCGTGCGAGGGGATGTTATCGATATTTATCCGGCGGAGTCGGAAGAGTATGCGGTGCGCATTGAGCTCTTCGACGATGAGGTGGAAAGTCTGGCATGGTTCGACCCTCTGACAGGGGAGATATTGAGCCGTCCGTCGCGCATCACGGTTTATCCGAAGTCGCACTATGTCACGCCAAGAGAACGGATTCTGCAAACCATTGACGTGGTGAAAGAAGAGCTTAAAGTCAGGTTGGATGAGCTGCGCAGCTTGAATAAACTGGTTGAAGCTCAGCGTTTGGAAGAGCGTACACGACTGGATATTGAGATGATGCAGGAGCTGGGTTACTGCTCCGGCATTGAAAACTACTCACGCTATTTGTCCGGTAGAAATGCGGGAGAGCCGCCACCGACGTTGTTGGATTACTTGCCGAAAAATGCGCTGATGTTCATTGACGAAAGTCACGTAACCATTCCGCAAATCGGTGGTATGTACAAGGGTGACCGTTCTCGTAAAGAGAACCTTGTGACTTATGGTTTTCGTTTGCCTTCTGCATTGGATAACCGCCCGATGCGTTTCGATGAGTTTGAGAAAATCCTACCGCAAACCATTTTTGTCAGTGCGACGCCCGGCAATTATGAAGCCGAGCATCAATCCAAAGTGGTTGAGCAGGTGGTGCGCCCGACAGGATTGCTTGATCCAGTATTAGAAGTACGCCCAGCCTTGACGCAAGTTGATGACCTGTTGGGTGAGATTCGTCTGAGAGTTGAGAATAACGACCGCATTTTGGTGACAACGCTGACCAAACGTATGGCGGAAAACTTGACTGAGTACCTGGAAGATCATCAAGTACGTGTTCGTTATCTGCATTCGGATATTGATACCGTTGAGCGAATTGAAATCATTCGTGATTTAAGACTTGGTGAGTTTGATGTACTGGTCGGGATAAACCTGTTGCGAGAAGGGTTGGATATTCCAGAGGTGTCTTTGGTGGCGATTTTGGATGCCGACAAAGAAGGCTTCCTACGTTCCGAGCGTTCTTTGATACAGACCATCGGTCGTGCAGCTCGTAACGTCGCCGGGAAAGCGATACTCTATGCCGATAAGATCACCGCCTCAATGAAGAAGGCCATCGATGAGACAGAGAGGCGGCGCGCCAAACAGATTGCTTATAATGAAGCCAAAGGTATCCAGCCGCAGGCACTGAATAAAAAGGTCACGGATATTCTGGAAGACTCACCTTATGCTGCAAAAGGCATGAAACGTGCTGGAAATCAAAAGGTTGCAGAGCAGGCGGGTGATTATGATCATGCCGCATTGGCGAAGATGACGCCTGCGCAAATCGCCGCGCAAATTAAGGCATTGGAGAAAACGATGTTTAAAGCGGCGAAAGATTTGGATTTTGAAACCGCGGCGCAATTAAGAGATGAAATCAAACAGATGAAAAGTTCTATGGTCGGTGTTGGGGATTTACGTTAA
- a CDS encoding L,D-transpeptidase family protein: MTNRLRISLSASRARLIAGCLSGAIFLPSIAMAESAETQLLSGFKSIHDYSFNQAMQHIETLANENPKYQLAQLMKADFLAIKAGKSRWIQEYRKAYPKKVHSLLEEAKVRWQATGLTHQTESEILGQFVLKSSAQPYLVIVNSEAHRLFLYQQTAGAYHEVANYYVSIGRKGTGKQFKGDLKTPIGVYQIVKQLSDRQLPELYGVAALTLNYPNQWDKQLGRTGSGIWLHGTPRSTYSRPPMASKGCVVLNNPAMADLIDRYRLPPETPVIIASKTEVLPVPSDTAEILQSNNKQQVLSRINEWLREQQEYEVDWSKVGVFHYPGEKDMYYVTFPTHVKGREQMVEQFWKKTTDQNGWQLVLKVQQTSPSQKTQVAYNIASR, encoded by the coding sequence ATGACTAATCGGTTGCGAATCTCATTGAGCGCATCGCGTGCGCGTCTTATCGCCGGTTGCTTGTCGGGAGCTATCTTTTTGCCTTCGATTGCAATGGCGGAAAGCGCCGAAACGCAATTGCTGAGTGGTTTTAAGTCTATCCACGACTATTCCTTCAATCAGGCGATGCAACACATCGAAACCCTGGCAAACGAAAATCCAAAATATCAGTTGGCGCAATTGATGAAGGCCGACTTCCTGGCAATTAAAGCCGGTAAGTCTCGTTGGATTCAAGAGTACCGCAAAGCCTATCCAAAGAAAGTTCATTCATTACTCGAAGAAGCTAAGGTTCGCTGGCAAGCGACGGGGTTGACTCATCAGACCGAGTCGGAAATCCTTGGGCAGTTTGTATTGAAGTCGAGCGCGCAGCCTTATTTGGTGATTGTGAACTCTGAAGCGCATCGTTTGTTCCTGTACCAACAAACTGCGGGCGCTTACCATGAAGTGGCTAACTACTATGTTTCCATTGGCCGTAAAGGAACAGGTAAGCAGTTCAAAGGTGATTTGAAAACGCCAATCGGAGTGTACCAAATCGTCAAACAACTATCTGACCGCCAGTTGCCAGAGCTTTATGGTGTGGCGGCTTTGACATTGAACTACCCAAACCAATGGGATAAGCAGTTGGGCAGAACCGGCTCCGGTATTTGGTTGCACGGTACGCCTCGCTCAACCTATAGCCGTCCGCCTATGGCGAGTAAAGGTTGTGTGGTGTTGAACAATCCGGCGATGGCAGATTTGATTGACCGCTATCGTCTACCACCGGAAACGCCAGTCATTATCGCCTCTAAAACGGAAGTATTACCTGTGCCAAGCGACACCGCGGAAATTCTCCAGTCCAATAACAAACAACAGGTGTTGAGCCGCATCAATGAATGGTTGCGTGAACAACAGGAATATGAAGTAGATTGGTCGAAAGTGGGTGTCTTCCACTACCCTGGGGAAAAGGATATGTACTATGTGACTTTCCCAACTCATGTGAAGGGTAGAGAGCAGATGGTGGAGCAGTTTTGGAAAAAGACAACCGATCAAAATGGTTGGCAGCTGGTGTTGAAAGTACAGCAAACCAGCCCATCTCAAAAGACGCAAGTTGCTTACAATATAGCCAGTCGTTAA
- a CDS encoding L,D-transpeptidase Cds6 family protein: MSESIGKGNLKNGFLVFGWMISIFCCQVALAQESDKDYTARFTQAEQMAQSATKEGADKAIELWKGMLKDYPNDLAVSNNLAATLMKEKKYAEAQNYLESALNADPKIAIIMANLNDIYAYQAQLAYQSVFKPSEINYPKGKWVALTSETVKTPEKAQLEKAKKDMQRVLNRVENWRVAWSSKDVKSYLSFYDDSYHSDKFTNHKDWAKNRENSLKRPKYIKIHLNDVKVVPLANHTFQVSFVQNYDSNRFKDSVKKYLVWQEVGKSWKIIQEKVVYD, from the coding sequence GTGTCAGAAAGCATTGGAAAAGGGAATTTGAAAAACGGGTTTTTGGTATTTGGCTGGATGATAAGCATTTTTTGCTGTCAGGTGGCTTTGGCACAAGAAAGTGATAAAGATTACACGGCGCGTTTTACTCAAGCTGAACAAATGGCGCAATCCGCTACCAAAGAGGGTGCTGATAAAGCCATTGAGCTATGGAAAGGAATGCTGAAAGATTATCCGAACGACTTGGCGGTATCGAACAATTTGGCGGCGACTTTGATGAAAGAGAAAAAGTACGCCGAAGCGCAGAACTATTTGGAATCGGCATTGAACGCCGACCCTAAAATCGCCATCATCATGGCGAACTTGAATGATATTTACGCTTATCAAGCGCAGTTGGCTTATCAGTCAGTGTTCAAGCCTTCTGAAATCAACTACCCGAAAGGCAAGTGGGTTGCGCTAACGAGTGAGACGGTGAAAACACCGGAAAAAGCGCAGTTGGAAAAAGCGAAGAAAGACATGCAGCGTGTGTTGAATCGCGTGGAGAATTGGCGTGTCGCTTGGTCTTCCAAAGACGTGAAATCTTACTTGAGTTTTTATGACGATAGCTATCATTCGGATAAGTTCACCAATCACAAAGATTGGGCGAAAAACCGTGAAAATAGCCTTAAGCGTCCAAAATATATTAAAATCCATTTGAACGACGTAAAAGTTGTGCCTTTGGCCAACCATACGTTCCAAGTCAGCTTTGTTCAGAACTACGATTCCAATCGTTTTAAGGATTCGGTGAAGAAGTATCTGGTTTGGCAGGAAGTGGGCAAAAGCTGGAAGATTATTCAGGAAAAAGTGGTTTATGACTAA
- a CDS encoding M14 family zinc carboxypeptidase gives MRFSVFFSRSILTLTVLFGSLQAAYAKATLPQTEKTTTATPKEQKDPNLVIEHLCKDLSNKLRTIDYQGCLSLHLHVSDYSVKHKPLTTREILPNSDIPPKGKILFIGGIHGDEYAAISITYLWLQALMKPENKTPYHWLFLPVANPDGLLQKNSTRINAHGVDLNRNFPSPDWEKLALKSWKNHTRSNPRRYPGPTPNSEPETQWIVKIIKAYRPDAIISIHAPYGLLDYDGPEHAQPNKIGHLKRRELGTYPGSLGRYAGEYLNIPVLTLELTSAGRMPNASEIHNMLDDLEEWVNDKIKQREEDM, from the coding sequence ATGCGTTTTTCGGTATTCTTTTCACGTTCTATTTTGACGCTAACCGTACTTTTCGGTTCATTACAAGCGGCTTACGCCAAGGCAACCCTACCACAGACTGAAAAGACGACAACAGCAACACCGAAAGAGCAAAAAGATCCAAATCTTGTTATTGAGCATCTGTGTAAAGACTTGTCGAACAAACTTAGAACCATTGATTACCAAGGCTGTCTTTCCCTACACCTTCATGTATCGGACTACTCAGTCAAACACAAGCCTTTGACCACCCGTGAAATCCTCCCCAACAGTGATATTCCACCGAAAGGTAAGATCCTATTTATCGGTGGTATTCATGGAGACGAGTATGCAGCAATCAGTATCACCTACCTCTGGTTGCAGGCCCTGATGAAGCCTGAAAACAAAACGCCCTATCATTGGCTATTTTTACCGGTTGCCAACCCGGACGGACTATTGCAGAAAAACTCCACGCGCATCAACGCACATGGAGTTGACCTAAACCGCAACTTCCCTTCTCCAGATTGGGAAAAGTTGGCGCTTAAGTCATGGAAAAACCACACGCGTTCCAACCCTCGTCGTTACCCGGGTCCCACCCCCAACAGCGAGCCAGAAACTCAATGGATAGTCAAAATCATTAAAGCCTATCGACCAGATGCCATCATTTCCATCCATGCACCTTACGGCTTGCTTGACTACGATGGACCTGAACATGCCCAGCCAAACAAAATCGGACACTTAAAAAGACGTGAGCTTGGAACCTACCCAGGCTCTCTAGGACGTTACGCTGGCGAATACTTGAATATTCCAGTATTGACTCTGGAATTGACATCAGCAGGACGCATGCCGAATGCCAGTGAAATCCACAATATGCTAGATGACTTGGAAGAGTGGGTAAACGATAAGATCAAACAACGCGAAGAAGATATGTAA
- a CDS encoding PilT/PilU family type 4a pilus ATPase, with protein sequence MLATNPQTLSQIQTLLSAFVQQGGSDLFITQGCAISMKKDGQLIPMTQGELSPDTCKQLVLGLMTTAQQQQFLATKESNFAYRLADGARFRVNAFFQQGYVGSVIRMIRSDIPDFAELNLPDILTEVIQEKRGLILFVGATGSGKSSSMASLIDYRNHHSQGHIITIEDPIEFIHPHGKCLITQREVGIDTDSYDEALQNTLRQAPDVIQIGEIRTQETMEHALNFAETGHLCLSTLHANNANQAIERIVNFFPEARRAQLLMDLSLNLKAIVSQRLIPKQDDGRIAAVEIMLNTPRIADLIFKGKITELKEAMKQSAEPGMQTFDQALFTLYEEGKISYEDTLRNADSLNDLRLKLKLESQRFAQEATNEDNTSSNLSLQDS encoded by the coding sequence ATGCTGGCAACCAACCCACAAACTCTTTCCCAAATCCAGACACTGCTGTCGGCATTTGTTCAGCAAGGCGGTTCGGATTTGTTCATCACCCAGGGTTGCGCCATCTCCATGAAAAAAGATGGTCAATTGATTCCCATGACACAAGGGGAACTCTCTCCGGATACCTGCAAACAGCTGGTTCTGGGATTAATGACCACCGCACAGCAACAGCAGTTTCTGGCGACTAAAGAAAGCAACTTTGCCTACCGCCTTGCCGATGGCGCTCGTTTTAGGGTTAATGCGTTTTTCCAACAAGGCTATGTCGGCAGCGTTATCCGAATGATTCGCAGTGACATCCCAGACTTCGCAGAGTTGAACCTGCCTGACATACTGACCGAAGTCATTCAGGAAAAGCGTGGGCTCATTCTGTTTGTCGGCGCTACTGGCTCCGGTAAATCAAGCTCTATGGCGAGTTTGATCGATTACCGTAACCACCACTCTCAAGGTCATATCATCACCATTGAAGATCCGATTGAGTTCATCCACCCTCACGGCAAATGCCTGATCACCCAAAGGGAGGTCGGCATTGATACCGACTCTTATGATGAGGCTTTGCAAAATACGCTTCGACAAGCACCCGATGTGATTCAAATCGGTGAAATTCGCACTCAGGAAACCATGGAGCACGCGTTGAATTTTGCGGAAACAGGACACCTGTGTTTGTCGACACTTCATGCGAACAATGCCAATCAAGCCATTGAACGTATCGTCAACTTCTTTCCAGAAGCACGCCGCGCTCAACTGTTGATGGACTTGTCATTGAACTTGAAAGCCATAGTTTCCCAAAGATTGATCCCAAAACAAGATGATGGCCGCATTGCAGCGGTAGAGATTATGCTGAACACACCGCGTATTGCTGATTTGATTTTCAAAGGCAAAATCACCGAACTAAAAGAGGCGATGAAGCAATCTGCCGAACCGGGCATGCAAACCTTTGACCAAGCGTTGTTTACGCTTTACGAAGAAGGGAAAATCAGCTACGAAGACACCCTTCGCAATGCGGACTCCTTGAATGATTTGCGCTTAAAACTCAAATTAGAAAGCCAACGTTTTGCACAGGAAGCCACAAACGAGGATAATACTTCCTCTAACTTAAGCCTTCAGGACTCTTAA